GAATGTCCCACAGCAAAGCCGGCACCGGCTCCCAAGAGGGGAAACGCCACATGCACACCGATGTTGCGAAGTAGTTATGCCAAAACTGGTCCGCAGGAGTTTTCAAATTACATACGAACACGCTACCCAAGTATAGTAAGTCACTTATATTCAGTCAAGGAGGCATTCAAACATTTTTTTGAGCATCATATTGTTTTCCCTCGCAACTAACCCAATTTTTATATTTTGATTATCCAGTCAGCGCAGAAGCTTGGTATACTTCTACGGGAGCAGAATGCTCGCGGCCTAGCAAACATATCAGAAATGCGTCAAGCGTTCCAGTCCAATATGTTTAATTTCACAGACAAGCTTATGTCATGCTTAGCAGAGAGTTGCACTTGttgtaaggcacatggcaacaaAAAATGCATCTTGGAAAACGAAGGAACAAATACTTAcgaccccccccccctcatgtATCAACAGATCAAACTCAATTCTGCACGCCGTTAGCCAGCAAGATTGGACCCCGACTACCAGCACCAGGCAACCCTGGGAGGTAAACGATCCATCGTGTTTACGGTATGAAATTTGAATGCATATACACGATGACCCAATCTGACACTACCCATTATCCATTTTTGTAGGTTGCCTGTCTGTCAATAGTTCCGTGTCTAGGAAAAGGGATGGCAGTTTATCATCAAGCATACAGTCGGGCACAGCAAAGAAAACATGTTCACGAGAGACAGAGACTGCCCTCGCCGCAACACCAACATGTGCAAATACCCGGATTCATATTGTTTGGATCAACCACCGATGGAGCACATTTgaagatcgatctccctcaatgcaAATTTGGAAGAGATCCTTGGGTCGCCGGATCAGTCCCAGTGCCACCAAACCCAACTGTACTCAAGGCCATAAAAGACTGGATGAGTGCAACCTCGATGTTAAACCTTGAGAGGCAagatcgccccccccccccctgtgcAATAATTTTTTTACTGAATACTCACCATCATTTTTCATCTTCTCACTTAGTAACTGCATTTCCCCAATGAACCCACTGCAGGAAATGGATCGTGCATCCTAAGCCAAGACTCGTAACATTAGAGGGTGTTGAAATCCAGCGTCAGCTTGCATCTAACGATGCAATGACCCATGAGATGGCTACAGCTATTTTTCGTAGGCTTGGGCAAGTTGATTTGTTTTTCTCAAAGGACAGTACTGGACAGATATGGAGGAAATTCGTCGAGCCCGACTTTGCTGTGAGTGTTCCCAGCACCCCCCTATAATCCACCCATTTGGCTGCTTTGATGAAAACCCCCCTGAACCGCATTTTTGTAGACAACTGTTTTATCGAACGCCAACCCAATGACCGTACAATCAATCAGGGCCAGCTTCCAAGAAGGAACAACATCCTGCAACCCAGCTTCGTGCCGAATGGTAGGTCGTGTTATTAGAAGTATTGTTTAAGTTTGCAATGCCAATCACTGAGATGCCTATCCATATGCAGTGGTACATCCCGACAATACTGCCTGATGGTTGGACTGTCTATGCTTTTGATATGTTGCGCAAAAGAATAATTGTATTAGACCCAGCAGTTGGCCCGTTTGGCTATAGCAACCGCCGAGTCAGCATGCATGAATTTGTTAGCAACAAACTCCATGCCGCGTTGTTCACATGCCTCCAAAATTTCTTCAGCTCTTGGCATTGTGAATCAAGCCACTAGGGGCGCACTTTTCCGATCATAATGAGGGAAAAGATTGAGAAGTATGCTTTTGGCCCATCAACCACTCGCCCTTTGTAATTAGTTCACATATTACTcgcattgttttaacttgtcccttTGGCTTTTTTGAATCCACCCAAATGCGGAGATCAGACTGGGTTGTGTGCCACCTTCTTTGCATGGAATTACGATGGCGACAAGCTACAGATACCACTAAACGAAGTATGTTGGTCTAGCATCATACTCCCATGGAAAATGCGTTTTTTTGCTAATCCACACCATCTTTTGCTGCAGGACACACTTGCATCACACAGCAGCCTAATGATCTACGAACTAATGAGGATGCAAGGCAACCAAACTCCAGTAGCAAACGACGCCCTTGAAGCGGTCAAAGTATCATTCACTGCTCTTTAGAATACCGTTCTAACTACCGGAATTTTCTTCCCAACTGGATTGTATTATAACTAGAGATTACAACCATTTCACGGGCCACCTGGCACAAAACTATGTCTGACGATCGGTTACTACTTATGTGTGTCGAGTGCAAATTTCTAGCACATCTGATAGAAACCAAATTTCATATGCAACTAGTTCACACTAGTTTACCACATACATTCGGAGGTACAAGTTCAACTGCTAGGACACAAACAAAGGCAAGTACTCAACAACAGCTGATGGACTGCTAGGGTTACAACTATCACATCTAGAACACAAGCTTTTTTTGTGGATGCAGTTAAAAGTTCACTGCTCCTAACCGAAGAAGCACTTGCAACAGAATGCTGCCAGCAGCATGAACAGTGCAAACCCCTTGACATAGCCAGGTCCTTGATTCATAGCTAAATTGTCTATAGGAGCAGGAGGTAGTTCTAGCTGGGTAGAGCGGTGTTGTGCCACCACACTTGCCGCATCTCGTAACTCTGAGTTGATCCTCTCTAAGTGACGCACCCTGTCGCGGAGATCAATGAGGAGTTGTTTGTGGAACGGATCCTCAATACGATCGTCATGCCACACGTACATTTCACAGCCTCCAGTCTGACGGGATTTGACCACAAAATAACGTCAGAATGTAGGAATCATAGATCAGCCAACTAGTTTTAGTAGAACACATACCCGCGACTTGGCGCATGTCTTGTATCTTCTTCCAGGGTTATCATCGCTCCAGGAGATCCACATGGCGGCCTTGGGTCTCTCCTTGCACCAGCATGGCGTCGCTGGTTCGTAGTCAAGAGGACCTACTCTGTACGGCACCGGCGACCTGCTTGTGGCAGCCCAACGCCTCTAGGATGAACAAGCAGACCTTGAGCTCGAAGAGAAAGAGGACGACATGTGTTTGGGAAGTTTTGATGCTGCTGGAGTGAAGCCCAACGCAGTTTAGCCGACGTGGTGTATATATAGCCAAGGGCTCCCACCAACGGTCACCTTTCGGAAGCAGTGGTGGGCAACGGCTCTCACAGGTCACAAGTGTTTTTGAATTCACCTGCATGGCAGACCCGTCACGTGCCAAGGGAGCTGCTTCCAGAGCCATCCACGGTGATTTTATGGGAGTAAACTTAACACTTGAAAACAACGCAAGTTCAACCATGATAAGTTCCGGCATACATCATTCATAGAAACAAACATTGATTAGTCATAGGTTTCAATGGCTGGTACAGTTCCATGCCAAAATACTTAGACAAGCACCACATAGGTTCAACACATAGCACATTGCAAAGCCCATCACACAATGGGCTTACAGAACTGTCAACAAGACAGCTACAAGAAAAGGTACAACTTCCATCCTCACCGGATGTAATCAAACATGTCCTTGCACGCAGCAGCTCCAAAAGGGTGACATGTCGATAACATGGAGTCCAGTGTTCTACTCCTCCACCTCCACTTCCACCATGAATCCTGGGTGAGGAGCAGTGTTGCCCGAGCAGGCAATTGTCTCATAGAGCATCCTTTTCCGACGCAGGGGAAGACCAACCTTTTTCCAACACACATGAACAAAACGTTAAGTTGATCATTACTTTCATTATGAGTACTAATTCATGGAGGAACCAAGATCATGTAGGTTGGTGCTTACTTCAGGAATGGCTTCCTCCAGCTCGTAAGCATTGAAGTTGTCCGCATAGTGCGCAATGTAGCCAGGCGATTCACCGCTGCAGATCACAATATAAGAGGAAGATTGCCCACTTAGCAATATAAGAGCACGGAATGATGTATACTTGCACACACCTGCCACAAGCTATGTGCATATCAATGTTGTACCGAACAGTCCATTTGGAGATATCCATCTCC
This portion of the Triticum dicoccoides isolate Atlit2015 ecotype Zavitan chromosome 7A, WEW_v2.0, whole genome shotgun sequence genome encodes:
- the LOC119327740 gene encoding uncharacterized protein LOC119327740, whose amino-acid sequence is MATKNASWKTKEQILTTPPPSCINRSNSILHAVSQQDWTPTTSTRQPWEVACLSIVPCLGKGMAVYHQAYSRAQQRKHVHERQRLPSPQHQHVQIPGFILFGSTTDGAHLKIDLPQCKFGRDPWVAGSVPVPPNPTVLKAIKDWMSATSMLNLERKWIVHPKPRLVTLEGVEIQRQLASNDAMTHEMATAIFRRLGQVDLFFSKDSTGQIWRKFVEPDFATTVLSNANPMTVQSIRASFQEGTTSCNPASCRMWYIPTILPDGWTVYAFDMLRKRIIVLDPAVGPFGYSNRRVSMHEFVSNKLHAALFTCLQNFFSSWHCESSH
- the LOC119327741 gene encoding uncharacterized protein LOC119327741, giving the protein MWISWSDDNPGRRYKTCAKSRTGGCEMYVWHDDRIEDPFHKQLLIDLRDRVRHLERINSELRDAASVVAQHRSTQLELPPAPIDNLAMNQGPGYVKGFALFMLLAAFCCKCFFG